The Hyla sarda isolate aHylSar1 chromosome 2, aHylSar1.hap1, whole genome shotgun sequence genome includes the window agtttgtgttttttccttgacctgtcagtcctctcctattgctctagtacttaaactgattacctcaggacCTGgaagcgggtatatcctgctgagaggagccgactttcttgttgccgtagtgtcacctcctagagacaggagcatacacccacggtctgtgtcccccaatggatccttcgagaaagagattttatggtaagtgttaaaaaatctcctttttgtcttgtccacagtgctctctgctgacacctgatccctgtatcaggaactgtccagagcaggagaaaatccccatagcaaacctatgctgctctggacagttcctgacacggacagaggtgtcggcagagagcactgtggacaagacaaaaaagaaattcaaaaagtaaagaatttcctctgtagcatacagctgctaaaaagtactaaaaggattaagatttttttaatagaagtaatttacaaatctgtttaactttctggcaccagttcataaaaaaaaaaaaaaataataataataatttccaccggagaacccctttaatttgtggtGATAATAAATGCGATCCATGCTGTAAATGACCAGTAGTATACTGTCAAGCTGAAACTATATAACATCAGTCACTGTTGAGTGGATTTTCCAGGGAAAACCCATTAATGGCCTATCcacaggctaggccagtgtttcccaaccagggtgcctccagctgttgcaaaactacaacccccagcatgcccagacagccttcggctgtctggacatgctgggagttgtagttctgcaatagctggagccaccctggttgggaaacactgggctaggcCATCAATACTGACTATACTGCACAGCCAGGAGCCTGAAGTAAACCATGTTATGACCTAGTAGTTTCAGCTACTTACATTGTGTAATGGTGGTGTCAGGTTACTGCAGCACACCTCCCACTCAagttagggctggttcacatcacattttccgcaatacgggaccgcatacggcaggggagagctaaaaactagcGCTCCCGTATTGagctgtatgcggtcccgtatgcaattcatttcaatgagccggccggagtgaaacgttcggtccggtcggctcatttttcccccgtatgcgcttttacacctgtacctaaaaccgtggttgaccactgtTTTAGgtacggttgtaaaagcgcattcgggggaaaaatgagccgaccggaccgaacgtttcactccggccggctcattgaaatgaattacatatgggaccgCATACAGCTCAATACGGGAGCGCTAGTTTTTGGCTCTCCCCTGCCATATGTGGTCCCGTTTTgtggaaaacgtgatgtgaaccagcccttagcAGGATCTGCCCTTCAGTAATCTACTGCCAACACTATACAATGTACGGAGCTACAGCTTCTGGTCCCATACACTGTTTACTTCAGGTGCCAGGGCTGTACCAAACAGTTCATTGGCTTTTCTATGAGGTTTCCTATAATAATACTAAGAATAAGAATGTATAACATCTCAATTGTATCATTTGTAGGTTATACTGCAGTTTATGGTCGGTTCACCCAGTGCTACTGTTAGCCAGGATTTGGCACAGCTCCTCATTCAAGCCGGTCTGATGAAAAGGTAGTATTGGCATGGTTTACAAACTTTCTCATGTGGCCCACCTCAGTACTTGAAGGAAGGCTTACGTTTATGTTATCAAGCTCTGCACTTCATAAACACAAAGCAAAACGGTTGATGTGTAAATTGACTGTCTTGGGTGCATGATGCCGACCTCATAAGGTCGGCTGAAAAGGACTACTAGGTACGATAAAAAGAGGACTCCATTTTTGATGGTGTCttataatatttattaaaaatacataaaacttccCCCTCTGGGTATACAGCTTTCATTACATACGAGATCTGGTCACAGCAGACAGGTTATCACAATCACATCTTGCCTTTTTACTTAGGTTATATTTCTATGTAGAATACAGTTGAAGAATGAACAGAATTTTACTTCCTTATATTTATTGTAAATTTGTAAGCTTCACAGTTGTGGGAAAGTTTCACTTTTTAACCTGTACTGCTTTATGTCAATTCTGCAGTGATGCTGGAGAAGCGCCTAGCATTTCTTCTGCAGGATTTCAGTTTTTGCTTCTGGACACAGCATCTCAGCTCTGGTATTTTATGCTTCAGTACCTTAAAACAGCTGAGGCAAGTATAGACTTTACTTCATGTGTTTATAGTATTGTGTTCTGTTTTATTTGTACATAGATATTCAGTACTGTATTGCGTTTGTGTCTATGATTTGTATATAGGAATCTGACCTGTACGTTtagaagtattaaaggggtactccggtgaaaaccttttttcttttaaatcaactggtggcagaaagttaaacatatttgtaaattacttctataaaaaaaatcttaatccttcctgtacttattagctgatgaatacttcagagtaaattttttctttttggaatgctctctgatgacatcacgaccacagttctctctgctgacgttattataataataataacgctttatttattgttgtccttagtgggatttgaacccaagtccccagcactgcaaggcagccgtagtaaccactgagccaccatgctgcccgtaGCATAAATCTGcgatgcatggttgctaaaatggacagagatgtcagcagagagcactgtgctcgggatgtcatcattgttccaaaaagaaaggaatttcctctgtagcattcagcagctaataagtactggaaggattaagattttttaatagaagtaatttacaaatatgtttaactttctgccaccagttgatttaaaagaaaaaaggttttcaccggagtacccatttaagtacatTGAATATATTATATTCATGTATCTTCACAAACTTTTCTTATTCCTCTCCCCTGAGCTGTTGCATTGGTTTTGTGTAACATTCATTTTTGATGCACATATTTGatatgcaggatttgaagctgcagagttcAGTTAtaaaaatgactgaacacagcttcaaatcctacgcatcaaatatgcacagaccCTAAAACTAAATTCATACATAGTTTCAAAACAGAAATATTTATCTTCTGATTTCCTAACATCTATTTATTTGTTATCTCAGACTCGGGGAATGAATCTGGTGGAGATACTGTCCTTCATGTTCCAGCTAAGCTTTTCTACGCTTGGAAAGGTAAATTGTAACTGCTCCTAATATATTCTCCAACAGAAAATCTGCTTGTAAATCtgcttgtgttaaaaaaaaaaaaaaaaaaaaaaaaatatatatatatatatatatatatatatatatatataaaaaatatatacacatatataacagcTCTTTGCTTTATACTCATAAGGACTACTCTGTGGAGGGGATGAGTGACTCACTACTGACGTTCCTACAGCACCTACGAGAATTTGGACtggtgtttcagaggaaggttagCAGTTCTGTATTATGACATTACATTCTTCCACCACAGTTTGCTTCTCTACCATAATATCAAGCAGGCAAGCTGTCGTACACATGTCTTGTAATCCTGgtaataaaaattttgtcctgCTACATGATCTGTGGTTTACAAACTAAAGAGCAGTTTCTCATATTGTTCTCAGAGAAAGTCTCGTCGCTATTATCCAACTCGTCTGGCGATAAATCTGGCTTCTGGAATCTCTGGGACTACACCTGACAGTCATAAGCAGGGATTTATTGTGGTGGAGACTAACTACAGAATATATGCATACACAGGTCAGTAACACTAGAAGCTAGTGTGTGACTGAGTCTTCCAGTTAGCGGGGTTCTTTCGAAAATGTATCGCTTTTCctattaaaaataattaatttgTTGGATTCCTGAAAAAGAAGTATCGGATAATCCAATGTCAGCCAACACATGACAATATAAACTTTTGCAATGATTTTATTTGGGTTTGTCATTCATTTTCTCTGCTTTGTTGTTTTCACCTACTGAATTAATACATTAAATATTTTCAGATTCAGAACTTCAGATCGCACTTATTGCTCTCTTCTCGGAAATGCTTTATCGGTTTCCTAACCTGGTGGTGGCACAAGTTACTAGAGAAAGTGTTCAACAAGCTATTGGAAATGGCATCACTGCTGAGCAGGTAACAGCACGAGAGAGTGTGAGATATACTGAGAATGAATCATGTTTAGAACTAATTAGTTGACCGATAATTTGCAAGTTAGATTAGAGAGGGAGTTAATGAGGGGGAGGGGATAATTCTTTTAAatatcaatttttttcttttcttttttttcttgtaaggGCTATACCCCCTTCCTGTTTTTTTACCTGTAACCAGATGGGAAGGCCAGCACATTCCCTGGTTGTCCATCCTACATGCCCCCAGCAGACTATTTAATGAAGAGGAGGCCAGCATATATAATCTTTTACTTCCTGCATCTTCTCTCTGCAACTTTTGAGTCCGGCCTTCAGCACAGAGCCCAACAACCAGGGACTCATGATGGCTGCAGAAAGGAGCTGCAGGGAGCAGAAGATGGTGTGTGCTGGGCCCCTCTTCACTAAACAGGCTGCCAAGGACCACAGTTGTATATACTTAGTGATAATTGCTAAGTatatgtgaacataaaaaaaaatctgatcaacTAATCGACCAACCCATTATTCCattatgaaaatagttgacaaCTATTTTTATAATTGATTAGTTGCCGATTAATTGATTAGTTGTTTCAGCCCAAATTGTGCATAATAATTAGAGTGCTACAGtatcaagagacaacagtatcgaGAGACAACAGTATCTTTTTGGTATGACCTGGGAATGTTCAACATAGGAAGGGAAGGGGCAAGGCAATGAAGAAGGggaaatgggagggggggggggggtggacaaaaGATGTTCTCAGATCCACCAGCACTTAAGGAATGGGCACTACTTAGGGGTTACATAGGGGGATGGCCCCCTGTTTTCCTGCTCGAGATATCGGGTATATTGAAAGTGTTCCTGAATGGCCAATTGTGTGCTAGAAGTAACTATTGCAGTTCACTGGATCAGTAACAAATCAGCAAGCTATGTTGTATAAGCCAGTAAGACATTGATGCCTCAACTAAAATTATCAGCAcaaaatcatttatttttcattttataattCTAAGATAATCCATTTCCTTCGGACCAGAGCCCACTCAGTAATGTTGCAGCAGGTAATGACAGTTTTCATTTCTAAGAGTCTGTATGATTTTTAGTTCACATGTCATGAGTTGTTATAATTAACCAAGGCTCTAGACTGATGGCAGATCTTACTGCATATACAATCTCCTGTATGTTTCGCagaatcctgtgcttcccccgACCATCACTGACCAGGTTCGTCTTTGGGAACTCGAGAAAGATCGCCTCCGTTTCTCTGAAGGTGACGAGTTTTCTTTATTTCTCATTTAATGTTAGTGATGTGTTAAGAGgagtaaaaaattacattttccacAGCCAGACATGCTGCAGCTCCTCTAGATTTGCCCATAGGAAGCACACAAAATCTTTGTCATATTATTAATGGAGAAGCCTGCTATTGATGTGAGAGCGTGATCTTTAGATTTCTTTAGAACTCAAGTTTTTAAAATGACTTGGTGTCTGGTCCATTCACATCCAAGCAATAATGGGCTTGTCTGCGGCTCTAAAATGTTATAACATCCTTACTTTTCTCCACTATCATGCCCTTGTTGGCATAATTGATTTCCTTCCAAACACTTGATGAGGGTGGGCCTTGTTGCTAGAGAATGTGTGGCATGGTTTGTTGTAGCATTTTAGAGCCCCggacaacccatttaaaggggcagCAAATGTATGGCAGTAAACTTCAAATGAATGTACTTGTGTGCTAGACACAGCTGCTGCTATTAAATGTATGGTGGTGTATGGCCCAGTAAATATAGAGGGTGCTGTGGCACTGTGGCCCCTTTAGTCATCTGATAACCTGGTATCCGGGAGTCCCACTGATCTGGTATTGATAACTAAGCCTAACAATAGGCCATCAAAATTTCAGTCCCCAAAAACGCTTTAAACTCCTGCCAATACCTAATATGTAGCCATCTGTTTTCTAATTTGCCAGTGCAGTTATTTGCCAAATTCGTCATTGAAAAAACATTCACTTTGAAAATGTTCAGTGATTTGATTTAGCCAACCAGAGAACATCTTCAGACTGTGTTGACATGTTGCAAATGTGTTCTAGCAACTTCACAGCTTTCTTATGATTTTTCAGGATTGCAGTACGAATAATGTGGTTCTGAAAAATCACTAAAATTGCATCGGTACTGTGCAGTCTGAAGCCACATCACATAGTACAAGCATTCATTTGGCAGCCTGCTACATTGAGGCACATTTCTTTTAGGGGTAGTCCAGGATTGAAAAACTTGTCCCCtaattttagattgtgggggggtctgaacactgggaccctctgtgatctcccgtatggggcccctgcactccagccagatagcgcgtgtcgacctctgcacgaagcaGCAGCCGACACACCCCTCTGAATACAGCCCTGTGgctgagccggagattgccgaaggcagcgcttggGCTCTCGaatagttgtattgagggggcttgtcagccgccgcttcatgcagtggtcgacacgcccccttccctctgaatgccggggccccgtatgggaTATCACAGGGGCTCCCATTGGTCGGACCtcctgcaatctgaaacttatccactATCATCTTGGCTTCTATAACTAACCAATGGGCCCATTATAATGGGATCCACTTAGGTTTCCATTATTTTGATGGCAAGATTAGCACTAAATGCTGCACCTTTCTTGCTATTAAAGTGTCAGAAGGTTtcctttttattgtattgtattttaacCATCAAGATCAATGCTGTTGGTAAGTCTGTTGTTGTCAAAAACAATGGACACCTCACAAAGCTGCCACTAGTGTGATCAGAGCCTGAATCAATTTATAACCTGATCTTTTTCTGTCTTCTAGGTGTTCTTTACAATCAGTTCCTATCACAGGTGGACTTTGAATTACTGAGGAATTATGCTCGGGATCTTGGAGTACTTGTATTTGAAAACCCAGCAAGGCGTGTAATGGTGGTTACACAAGCAGGCCATTCAGATGTTAAACGTTTCTGGAAGAGACAAAAACACAGCTAGTGAGACGCACATGGGATTTTTGAATACAGCTCAGGAGTGATTTCAGCTCTCTGGACCTGTTTGCCATTGATGTGCAAGCCTTGCATATTTTTGTACAATCTTTAGTTACAAGACACTAGCACATCTTGTGTTTATCACAGGGCTTCCCGTCTATACAAGAACAAACAACTTTTTACTTATATTGTgaccccttttttttatatattcactgggattttttttttttttaagctagtGTTCTCACACATCTGGATTTAATAGTATTGTTATCTAGAAAACTTTCAATATTTATTGGACCTAAATGACTAAAAGAggttgtgccatcttggaaagtaCTCTGCTGCTTCCACGTATACTATATAGAATGAATGAAGAGGAGCGTTCTtgatattgagggggggggggggggcaacagtgGACGGACCGTGACGCAATCAATTACCTATTCCCTGTCCTGTGAATAGGTGATAACATTCCAAGATGGCAACTGCTTTAACAGTTAGTCCTCTACATTGCTGACAATGGACTGGATCTCTGAAGATCACAACAGATTTTCCCTGTAATTGCTTTCTCATTGCTGCTTTATAAATAAAGTGTTTAGGAGGCGTACTGTGTTTTTTTGCTTTCCCTCAGAAGATActgcttttgtgaaaatgaaaattactGAAAAAATACTTATTTATGTAATAAATTCatctatctattttttatttttttttgcaaggctctagaacagtggcctccaacctgctgaccgccagatgttgcaaaactacaactcccagcatgcccggagagccaaaggctctccgggcatgctgggagttgtagttttgcaacatctggaggtccgcaggttggagaccactgctctataagaTAAAATTCACTACTGCTGCAGTATTCTCCCATAGAAGGTGAAGCAAACTTCATTGTGCAGTAAGTTATGCCATGTTTTTTCTCGCaaaatttgtgtaaaaaaaaaaaaataatctttgtgAAATGAAAGCACCTAATGGTACAGTATAGGCCCTTATTCTTTTAGTGACTGATGATACGCCTTTTTGTGGTACTTGGCCGTCGTTGAATATTGAGGTGAACTCTTTCTATATGTGCCTGTTGTATCTAACTGCTGACATCTCCCAGCATCGGACTTTAAGCAGATCCCAGCAACTTGACCCTCTGCATGCCATATATTAGCAAACGAGACATGCAGAGTGAACTGGCAGGTACCGCACCGGTCAGGGGTTCAACAGTGTGGTACGCATTTGTTACcattacccccttttcccatttttttgaataaaagaccaaaaataaataaataaacatatttggtatcgcagtgtgtggaaatttccaaactattaaaatctaATGTTTTGGAAGCTGAACATTGAAAGGTGTAGGTTTAAAATCGTACTGATGTGCAGAATAGCCATACTATGTCAGTTTTATTGCAAAGTTAACAGTGCGCAAGCTAAATCCTACAAATAATTTATGGTAAAAAGTACAAAAGGTtccgcaaaagaaaaaaaaatgccctctTGTAGCTCTGTGTGTGGAAAAATAAATGTTAAGGCTCTTTGAAGATGttacaaacattgcaaacacttcTGATGaaggaagaggttaaaggggtactccactggaaaacttattttttttttatcaactggtgccagaaagttaaacagatttgtaaattacttctatttaaaaatcttaatccttccagtacttatcagctgctgtatgatccacaggaagttctttttttttttgatttttctttctgcctgaccacagtgctctctgctgtcacctctgtccattttaggaactgtccagagtaggaacaaatccccataggaaacctatcctgctccggacagttcctcaaatggacagaagtgtcagcagagaacactgtggtcagacagaaaggaaattgaaaaagaaaagaactttctgtggagcatttagcagctgataagtactgtaatgattaagatttttaaatagaagtaatttgcaaatctgtttaactttctggcaccagttgaattttatttttttccagtggagtacccctttaagtatacgtAGGTGGATTTTCAAGGATACCAAAACAGTAagtgtcaatgggggagatttataaaaacctgtccagaggaaaagttgccgagttgcccatagcaaccaatcagatcacttctttaagtttttttaaaaggcctgtgaaaaatgaaagaagcaatcttattggttgctatgggcaactcagcaagttttcctctagacagtttttgataaatctcccccaatgtgtattcaATGGGGTACGTGTATCAaatattttaccccttttttgtgtttataTTTTGCACAAGCTATTTtgtttgcatctttttttgtgtacattctggtggagcatttccttcAGATGTGTAAgtttcggtgtaccttggagtgacatattaaGTACGCACAAATTTATTTCATTTACCTGCAGAAATCTTGCCCAATTACCATATTtttaacgcaaatataagccatcttggactgcacctagcaagatgctctaaatcatcgatttcatttttcaaagaatggaataataataataattaatataataataataagtatccATAATGTTCAACCTTTCCTCTCTCTCACAATTGATAATTGTAATTATGTTCTTAAGTGTTACTTCAATCAATTTTCTTGACATTCTTTTATAGTTTAAATACGTTTATGATTGTCTGTAATGTTTCCTATATGTTGGATATTGATCTTCTCAAAGTGTAAAGATAACAAAGCCATGATCCCCTGCAGGGCCAGATCCATTAAGGTTGTTATTAGACATctacataaaaaaattttggttactTCTCTATAGGACAACAGGGATGTTGAAAATATTTACAAGGAAACACTGAACCTTAAAATTTAGAAAATAGCGCCACGGttacgatttaaaggggtattccaggcacaaactttttttatatatatcaactggctccggaaagttaaacagatttgtaaattacttgtattaaaaaatcttaatccttccaatagttattagcttctgaagttttctgtctaactgctcaatgatgatgtcacgtcccgggagctgtgcatgatgggagaatatcccttgcatgatgggaaaatatccccataggagctggacagctcccagacgtgagtcatcagaaagcagttagacagaaaacagcgactcaacttcagaagctaataactattggtagGATAGGGTTTCACGCCGAGTCCCGACAGGACCGTGAGTGCATATTTGCCTATTGTGGCTAGGCATCTCCCCTTCCCAGCTACGACATGTTGTACTGAATAGGGTTTCTTGTTGTCTGCATCTTTTTTTATAGGTGGAATCTGGGAAGGGTGAAGGAAGCGCTCCAGATACTTCGAGCCACATCATGGCTATAGACCAGTAAAAGAATTGATATTATCCATTAATTCATTGTGGATAAATGATTTTTGTTTCATGGCATCCATTTGTTGAGCCCCTGAGGAGGACACATGTTACTTTGTGCCGAAACGCGTAGGGCTGTTGTGTAATGGGTTACATCTAGACCCTCTGGGCAGATAGCATCCTGGATGTATAATCttggtgtatatttttgggaACTAATTTCCCCTGGTCTACATTTTAGCAGCATAGCTTTGGCGTACTATTGCTAAGAGGCCCCTATCTGGGTCAAATGGCTGATTATAATTCATCActactattatattattttaGAGGTGTTTAttgaaagttatattttatgcacACTCCCCCCACTTTTTCCAATTTAATTTTGGGAGCTGATTGATTATATTGGT containing:
- the GTF2H4 gene encoding general transcription factor IIH subunit 4, with protein sequence MKLQRVQLKCKNLHEFLQELSPGILDRLYNHPATCLAVFRELPGLAKNYVMRMLFLEQPLPQAAVALWVKKENHKEHEENTQILSGLRLWHTQQLPGGLQGLILNPIFRENLKIALLGGGKAWADDGSLLGPDKHGKDVPSLDKYAESRWEVILQFMVGSPSATVSQDLAQLLIQAGLMKSDAGEAPSISSAGFQFLLLDTASQLWYFMLQYLKTAETRGMNLVEILSFMFQLSFSTLGKDYSVEGMSDSLLTFLQHLREFGLVFQRKRKSRRYYPTRLAINLASGISGTTPDSHKQGFIVVETNYRIYAYTDSELQIALIALFSEMLYRFPNLVVAQVTRESVQQAIGNGITAEQIIHFLRTRAHSVMLQQNPVLPPTITDQVRLWELEKDRLRFSEGVLYNQFLSQVDFELLRNYARDLGVLVFENPARRVMVVTQAGHSDVKRFWKRQKHS